A window of Funiculus sociatus GB2-C1 genomic DNA:
TGCAGTTGGCAACTCAAGTAGGTCTTGCGCTGAACCAAGCAACTCTCGTAGAACAGATTCAAACTTTGCTGGCAGCTCAAGAGGAAGCTACCCGTCAACAAGCTGAAAATGCCCAACAGCAAAGGTTAGCGAAGGAAGCCCTACAAAGACGGGCGCTGGAACTGCTCTTGGAAGTAGATCCGGTGAGTAAAGGCGACCTTACCATTCGGGCGCAAGTGACTGAGGATGAAATCGGCACTATTGCTGACTCCTATAATGCGACGATCTCTAGCTTGCGGAAAATCGTCAATCAGGTGCAAACCGCCGCTAAACAAGTGACAGCAACTACCAGTAGTAATGAAGTTTCTGTCCAAGAGCTATCGACAGAAGCCCTGCGGCAAACTGAAGAAATTTTAGCGGCGCTGGATCGAATTCAGGAAATGTCCAGCTCAATTCGAGCGGTTGCCGCTAATGCTGAACAAGCGGAGGCTGCTGTGCAACAAGCTACCCAAATTGTGAAAGAAGGTGACGCTGCCATGAACCGGACGGTGAACGGAATTTTGGCAATTCGGGAAACCGTAGCAGAAACCTCTAAAAAGGTCAAGCGTTTGGGCGAATCTTCGCAAAAGATTTCCAAAGTGGTGAACCTAATTGGCACCTTTGCTGCCCAAACCAACTTGTTGGCGTTGAATGCTTCTATCGAAGCTGCCCGCGCTGGAGAAGAAGGTCGAGGCTTTGCTGTGGTTGCGGATGAAGTGCGATCGCTTGCTCGACAATCTGCGGCAGCAACGGCTGAAATTGAAAAGTTGGTAGCAGGCATTCAGGCGGAAACTAATGAGGTGGTTGCAGCGATGGAATCTGGCACCGAGCAGGTGGTAACAGGTACGAAGCTGGTGGATGAAGCCCGCCAGAACCTGAATAAAATTACTGCTGCCAGTGTCCAGATCAGCTCCTTGGTGGAGGCGATCGCTCAAGCTGCGGCGGTGCAGTCCAAAGCTTCCGATGAAGTTACTCAAACAATGAGCAACGTAGCAGCGATCGCCAATAAAACTTCAACAGGAGCTACTGAAGTATCCGCCTCCTTTAAGGAACTGCTGGCGTTGGCTCAAGAACTGCAAGCTAACGTTGGTAAATTCAAAGTGCAATAAGGGTTGAGAGTTGAAAGGTTGAAGGTTATCCCATAGTTGAAAGTTGAAAGGTTGAAGGTTTTAAATAGTTGAGGGTTGAAGGTTTCAATGTTGAAGGTTCAAAAGCCAACCTGCAACCTACAACCTTCTAACCTGCAACCTACAACCTTCTAACTTGCAACCTTCTAACTTGCAACCTACAACCTTCTAACCTGTAACCTTCAACCGTTTAAAATCTTCAACTCTTTGATATGGCGATCGACTCTGATATCCGCGACCAAGCCTATCAGTTTTTTATTCAAGAAGCTTCAGAACTGTTGCAACTAATTGAAGCCGAGTTGCTGACACTGAAGACAGAGCGCAGTACCCCTAAAGTTCACAACCTAATGCGTGCCGCCCACTCAATAAAAGGTGGAGCTGCTTGCGTGGGACTGGAAACAATCAAAATCTTAGCTCACCGCCTAGAAGATTTCTTTAAAGCACTCTACAACGAGGAAATTCAGATTGATGATGAATTAGAAACCTTGCTGTTGCAGGCTTATGATTGTCTCCGCCTGCCTTTAATGGATGAAATTACCACTGGTTATTTCAATCCAGAGCAGGCAATGGCAATAGCAGAACCTGTGTTTGCACAAATTGAGGGGCAATTAGGAGATTTTCTGGGAGGAGAAGACCCCATTCTCAATCCAGTTGAATTGGGAATAGATATTACCTTATCTATATTTGAAGTGGACGTAGCGCAGGAACTGGATCGCCTTACCAATGTTGTGATCTATCCTGAAGGCAACGAAGTAGCGGGAGAATTACGTGCAATAGCAGATGTATTTACCGGAATAGCAGAACTATTGAATCTGCCAGGATTTGGAGCGATCGCCCAAACTACTATAGCGGCTCTCAATGCTCATCCAGAGCAAACTCTACAAATTGCACAACTAGCATTAGCTGATTTTAAGGCAGGTAGGGAAGCAGTGCTGGCAGGCGATCGCGCTGAAGGCGGTGTCCCCTCCCCTGCTTTAGCACAACTTGCTGTACCCACACCCACGGTACTTACAGTAGCAGAGCTACTTACTCAAGAGAAGACAACAGAGGCAATTCCTTCTGTGGATGAACTTTTTGGAATCTTTGACCTGACATCCCAGACGAAAGAACTAACAACCCGCTCCAATATTGATGTATCAGATACGATTTCCGTCACCTCACCAGAGGAAGTCCATGCGATCGTTTTAGTTCCTCAAGAAGAAGAGATATTAACTCCGATTCTTTCTGTGGATGAGATTTTGGCTCTCTCTGCCTCGCCACCCAAAACTACAGAGATTTCCCAGGTTTCTAAAAGTAGCAAATCAGACTGGAGTGCGGTTCTTTCAACAGAAGATAATTTTCTAGGAAGTGACTTATTGATTCAAGAGGAAACTATTGATTTCACCTATTCTTTAGAAGAGCTCATTGATGATTTTCTGTCTAGCCAGCAATCTCCAGAAAATTCAAATTTATTGGAAGTTGAAGAATTAGAGCTAATGACGATTGCAACAGAAGAAGTTTCAGAAAGTGATTTAATAATTCAAAAAAGTATATTTGATGAAGTTCATTGCTTAGAAGAATATTTAATTAACGGTTTTTCAGAATTACCAAATACAGAAATTGCAGATATAGTTGGTGTAAAAACTTCTAATGACATCACTACAGAAGAGCAAATTACTAAAATAGAGCTAGCCAAAGAAGAAACTGAGTTGGTTAGAATTCCGCCGCTTCCAGCCACCCCAGTTTCTACACCACCTCAAGAACTGTATTCGGACTTAGTTGAAGCGCCATCCCCAGATAAAATTAAAAATTTAGTTAAATCAATTGAGCAGGTATTTGACAGTTTGCCTCTGGTAGAAGAGTTTCCTGCTACTTATATCGCACAAAAAGACTCTTTAAAGGAAGTTTCTAATATAACTACTCCCAATTCTGAATTGGGGGATACTGCCAACAATCAAAAATCTAACCTTCCCGTACTCCCATTAACCAAATCCGCCCGCCAAAATCCAAAAACGATTCTTGAGCCTGCTGTCCAAGAAAACAATGAAGCCACTTCATCTCCCACAAATCCGACCCATCACCTTTCCGTCAGAGTTGATCTAGATCGGCTAGAACGAATGAATAATTTGGTGGGTGAATTATCCATCAATCGAAATAGCCTTTCTCTACAAAATGAGCAATTGCAGGGGACTGTTCAAGAGCTGCTGCGTCGGTTGGGGAAATTTCAGGAACTAGCAAATCATCTTCGCGATTTATCAGACGAGATGCTAGTAGCTCCTTCGAGGGTGCTGTTAGCTGAGCGGCACGAAGTTCGTGACCAGACACGAAAGCTGACTCAGGGAAAGAAAGATTTATCTCTAAACTTTAAAATTTCAGGGGAAGGCAAAGAATCCTTACTCAGCAATGCCAGTTCGCTCAACGGCGGCAACCCACCCACGCGGCTGGCTCCTCAGGACGCACTTCGTGCTGAGGAGCTAACAACACTCAGCACTCAAACTGAGTTTGACTCTCTAGAGATGGACAGCTATGGAGAACTGCACTCCCTGCTGCAAGACACTCTTGAAGAAATGGCGCAACTCGAAGAAATAGTGGGTGACGTTGCACTGCTAGCTGGGCAATCCAGCCAGACTATAGAAAGCCAACGTCAAATGGTCACACATCTGCGGGACGATCTGATGTGGGCGCGGATGCTTCCCCTTGGTGAAGTTTTGACTCGCTATCCTCGCACATTACGCGACTTATCCACAACTTACGATAAACCAGTCGATCTGAAATTGAGCGGGACAGGAGTTTTAGTTGATAAAGCAGTCTTGGAAAAACTCTACGACCCTTTATTGCACTTACTTCGTAATGCCTTCGATCATGGCATTGAGCCACCAGAAGTGCGCCGTCAGCAAAAAAAACCGGAGCGGGGTCAGATTGAAATTCGCGCCTACCACCAAGGAAGTCAAACCGTTATTGAAGTGCGGGATGACGGTCAAGGCATCAATTTGGAACGCATCCGCAATCGAGCAGTAGATTTAGGGTTGCTGTCATCAAAACAACTAGCTACAACTCCGACAGATCAACTCTTTGATTTGTTATACGAGCCAGGATTTTCAACAGCAACTCAAGTGAGCGAACTTTCTGGTCGAGGAGTTGGCTTGGATGTGGTGCGATCGCAATTGCGATCGCTCAAAGGCACGGTCACGGTGACATCTACTCTCGGACGAGGTACCACCTTTACCTTACGCATCCCACTGACGCTGACTATTGCCAAATTACTCGTTGGTTTGGTGGGTTCAACTGCCTATGCCTTACCCTCTGACAGCATCGAAGAAATTTTAATTCCTAAATCTGACCAGGTGAAGCGATCTGGGAAACAGAGATTCTTGCACTGGAGGAAGCGAATTGTCCCTGTCTATCATTTATCTGAACTACTAGATTATGCAGTTCCATTGCCGGAATCAATCCCTAGCCAAGCATTGGTAGCCGTTCCTTCTCCAGAAGATTGGGCATCACCGATGCTGCTGCTGCGCCAAGATAATCAATTTCTAGCTTTAGAAATCGACCGCTTAGTCACAGAGCAAGAACTGGTAATTAAACCCTTTGGTGGAGCGATCGCGCCTCCGAGTTATATCTATGGCTGCACTATTTTAGGGGATGGTAGTTTGATTCCAGTGATTGATGGCGCAACTCTTATCAACCAGTTTATTGGGCAAGGTCAGAATGCGCTTGTCACTACCACTTTACCCGATTTGCCAGCTTCTACCCCAATTAAAACTGCATTGACTGATAAAACTAAGGTATCAACCAATACTGCCAAATCTCCCCTAGTTTTAATCGTAGATGACTCAATCGCTTTGCGACAAACCTTAGCCTTGACTCTGCAAAAAGTAGGTTATAGAGTTTTGCAAGCAAGAGATGGTCGCGAAGCTATCGAACACTTGCAGCAAAACTCAAGCATCCAAATGGTAGTTTGTGATATTGAAATGCCTAATATGAATGGCTTTGAATTTCTCAACCATCGTCGTCAAGAACCACTGCTATCAAAAATTCCAGTTATCATGCTGACGAGTCGCAGCAGTGATAAACACCGACAACTAGCGGCTCACTTGGGAGCCAGCGCCTACTTCACCAAGCCTTACTTAGATCAAGAATTTTTAGCAGCAATCAAAACTCTTATTGACAAAGAGGGTAGTAGGTAATTGGTAACTATCCCTCCCCTCTCTTTTTCTCCCTCTCCCACTCAGCCAAGAGCAATGAGTAATCAACCGGAAACAACATTAGACGCTTCCCATGCTGCACCTTCTCTCAAAGTGCTTGTCTTTAGTATGGGTAGCCTAAACTTGGCTTTGCGCGTTGAGTTAGTCTACAAAGTCCTCAATTCTACGCCCATTTATGGTGGTGGTGTCAATGGAGTGGGGATTGTCCATATGGGCGATCGCGAAGTTACTGTTTTGAATCTACAGCAGCGATTATTTCAATCCTCTAACACTAACGAAAACTATAAACAAGGCTACCTAATCGTTATCCAAAATACAGTAGGTGAACTTTATGGTATCCCCGTTGAAACCGTCCCAGCTTTGATGGATGTACCATTATCCAGCATCCGAGTTTTACCAGAATCTTTCCGTAACTCTGATACTCTTGGGATAGCCAGTCATGTCGCTGTCATTTGTCAATTAGAGACTAATCTAACCTTATTTTTGTTAGATGTTGATAGTACAACCAAACTTTCTTGAGGAATATAGTTACCAATGGGCGCTCTCAAATTCGCTTAAAAATGGACAGCACTGTCTCTGTGAGTGTTTACCTTGCGGTTGATGTCTGTTCAGGACAGAATTGGATGTAAATAAAGTAATTAAATCCAGCAACTTCGACAAACACGGATGATTGACCATAACCGCTTGTTTAAAGAACTCCTTACCACCTTTTTTGTGGAGTTCATAGACTTATTTTTGCCAGATGTAGTAACTTATCTAGAATGCAATTCGATAGAGTTTTTAGATAAAGAGGTCTTTACTGATGTAACCGCTGGAGAACGTTATGAAGCTGATTGAATCGTCAAGGCTCAATTTCGAGGTCAGGAATCTTTTTTCCTAATTCATGTAGAGAACCAAGGACAACATCAAACTAATGGCAAGCGGATGTTCCGCTATTTCTCTCGCTTGTCTGAAAAATTCGACTTGCCTGTGTACCCTGTGGTGGTGTTTTCCTATAACAGCCCCAAAACTCCAGAACCTAATGTTTATGAGGTAGCATTTCCTAATAAAGTTGTTTTGCAGTTCAAGTATGATGTCATTTAGCTAAATCAGCTTAATTGGCGAGATTTTGTGCGGCAACCCAATCCAGTTGCTAGTGCGTTAATGGCGAAAATGAACATTGCTATGTCAAGATAGAAAAAATCTGTGCTGCTGAAAGCTTCATTATTTATAAATACTTGACGATGACTCGCACGCGAACATTATTTCAGAACTCCCTCAAATTGGCTGGTGCTGCTGTCCTTATCCTTAGCTTGGTGGCGTGTGAAGCTATTTTTGGCCCTCCCACGTACCCAGTTAACAACGTTAGCGATGGGGATACTATTAATGTGAAGGATGGCGGTGGGAAAAACATCAGCGTGCGCTTTGCTTGCGTGGATGCTCCAGAAATTCCTCACACCAAAAAGGAAAAGGAAAGCAAAAAAACAGCGGACAAAAACCAATTTCAGTGGGGATTTAAAGCGCAGCAGCGTTTGCAAGAACTGGTAAAACAAGGTGGCGATCGCGTCCGCTTAACTATCACCGATACTGACCAGTATGGGCGCAAAGTGAGTGAGGTGCGCCTGCCTGATGGCACTTTTGTTCAAGAAGTTCTGGTCAAAGAAGGGCTGGTGCTGGTGTATCGCGAATACATAAAAGATTGTCCCAGTGCGGCTATTGTTGAGCAAGCAGAAGCTGAGGCAAAAAAGGCGAGACGCGGTGTCTGGCGAGACACAAAATTTGTGGAACCTTGGGACTGGCGGAGTGCAAGTAAATAGCGGAATCTGCCCACACCTTGAAGGGTGGGGCTACACAAACTTGCGTCCGCCTGCGCGGACTAAGAGAAAAATGAAGCATTCTGAAACCTGCCGGGGGTAGGTTTTGTTTGAATAGCCGGGATTTCATGGGCAATAGCTATTCAAAATCTTCTTCGGCGTACTCAGATTGCAGCTGCCTGTTGCCACGCGACCAGAAAAGAGGCGCGATCGCACCACCAATTGCTCCCACACCAGCGCTAAAAGCCAGCACAACGCCTACTGGCATCTGAATTGACTCAAATGTAAAAAATTTCAGCGACACTGATGTGGCGTTCTGCACGGCAAGGATGGCGATCGCGCCCGCCCAAATCGCTAAAATTATGGATGTGAGTAAATTGGTAAAGGTTTTCATTGATTTTGTTAAACCTTGATTTACCCTAGATAGGGCGTCTCGCCTGCCATTATAAAACAGGACAGAAACCTGTTTTACGAATATTAAGAAAGGCAAGACACCTGTTCTACGGATATTAAGAAAAGTCCCGGATCGCGGACACTCCTAACTCTTCCTTTCGCCTAAACTTTTGCTGGTTCCAACTTGTTAATCGTTTGTTCCATTTGTTGAGCGATTTGGCTTTGTTTTTCGGGAGAGTTTGTTTCCAGATAAACGCGCATCAGTGGTTCTGTACCTGAGGGACGCAAGAGTACCCAACTGCCATCTTCCAGGTAAAGTTTGATGCCGTCTTTGCGCCCTACTTCTTTGACTTTAATTCCCGCAACTTCTGTTGGGGGATTTTTGGTGAAAGAATCGATGACAGCGGCTTTGTGGGCATCCTCTAAGTGCAAGTCTAGGCGTTGGTTGTACAGAGGGCCATCAGCTTCAGCGATCGCTTCTTCTACCAGTTGTGACAGTGGCTTACCTTCGTAGGCGATCGCTTCTGCCACTAGCATATCGGCTAAAATTCCATCTTTTTCGGGAATATGTCCGACAATGCTCAGTCCGCCTGATTCTTCACCGCCAATCAGCACCTGCGTCTCGCGCATTTTCTCGCCGATGTATTTGAAGCCGACAGCAGTTTCGTAGATTTCCAAACCGTATTTTGCAGCAAAGTTATCTAGCAGGTGGGTAGTAGCAACTGTACGAACAATCGCCCCAGTTTTGCCTTTATTTTTGATCAGGTGACGCGCCAGCAATAGCAGCACAGTGTTAGGTGTCAGCACATTGCCTTGTTCGTCTACAATACCGAAGCGATCGCTATCTCCATCCGTCGCCAAACCCAAATCCGCTTGATCGCGGCGTACCGCTTCGACCAGTTCCTCCAGCTGTTCCCCTTTCGGTTCTGGCATTCCGCCGCCAAATAGGACATCGCGGTGTGTGTGGAATGACTCAATTTCGCAACCGCAGTGTTCTAACACGGTATCCAAATATCCGCGAGAGGTGGAGTACAGAGCATCGTACTTCACATTCAGTCCGGCGCTCTTGATTCGCTCTACATCCAGCAGCGTGTAAATAAACTGGAGATAATCTGGCTTCGGGTCAAAGGTAGAAATTTTATCGGTATTTTTGCCCGAAGCCGGCTCATCTGATGCCCCTTCAATATTGGCTACAATCGTGTCTGTAATTTCCGGAGTAGCTGGGCCAGCATAGTCGGGGATATACTTAATGCCGCAATAGGGTGCAGGGTTGTGAGAAGCGGTGAACATCAGCGCCCCTGCTGAGTTGAGAATTTTAGCGTTGTAAGCAATTACTGGAGTCGGACAATCCCGATCGACAATTTTTACTGTCCAGCCTAAGTCTACAAGAACTTCAGCAGCAGTACGGGCAAACTGGTCAGCTAGAAAACGGGTATCGTAAGCAATTAAAACTGGTCGGTCTTTAGAATAGGCGGTTTCGAGATAACTAGCGATCGCCCGCGTTACCTTACACACATTGGAGAAGGTAAAGTCCGAAGCGATAATTCCCCGCCATCCATCGGTGCCAAACTTAATTTTATTGGAACTGCTGGCTACACTCATCTTGACCACTTCCTCTTTATTCCACCTAAATACTACAAGACACCCATCGCTTTGAGATGTCGCCGCCAATCACAAATAAGTGTGTTTACACAAGTTATTTGAATTTGACGGTAGAAAATCCGGATGGATCTGAGAATACGATAGAATTTACCCTTAATTTCAAACAAGAGTACCAATCAGGTGTCAATTGCCCTAGCAAATGGTAAATTAGCTGCAACAGCAATATGAGTAATACGCGATCGCATCGCTTCCTCGTATGGGGAAAATCATCTCAAGAGGAGTTCTAAGCCATTGTGAGCCAGACTGACACCCCTACCCTACAAACACTTCAAGTTGACGTAACTCGCCTGCGCGAAGAGTTGCAAATGCGAGACCAATTGGTTCAGCAGCTGTCTCAAGAACTATTCCGGCTGGTTAAGGGCAATGCCAACTTTATGCCCAAGCCGGAAGTTTCTGAGCGTCACATGGCTCAGATGAGAGCGCTGCGAGAACAACTGCAAGAAGTTGAACAGCAGGTAACTTTTTATCAAGAGCAGATTACTTCCCGCGATACGGAAATTTATCAATTGCGGCAGTCGGTACAGGAATTAACTGACCGTAGCCGGATGTTAGAGCAGGTGGTACAGGAGTTACCGCAAATTTATAAACAGAAATTTGCTGAACGCATGGCACCAGTCCGGGAGAAAGTGGCGATGCTGCAACGGGAAAACCGTCAACTCCACGCGGAGTTGCAAAGTGTCAGCTATCGTCTAGCGATAAGAACCCGCCGCACGACAACAACGGGCATTGATTTGCCTAGTTTCCCCCGCATGGGTAATGCTCCTGGCCCTATTCCTACCTTTGGTCATGCGTAAAGTTCTGATTGTGGTTGATGCGGAGGTTGATGAAACTGGGGCAATAATCGCAGCATCGCCCACAACAGCGCAAATGGTGTCCGCGCTTAAGGCAAATAGCCTGACGATAGGCGCAACCGCCCAAACAAAGCCCGCTTTTGCGGGCTTACAAAACCAAGCAGAAGCGCTAGTAGTAAGCACTCAGTGGTTAATTATCAACAAACAACTGACCAGTGACAACAAACTAATTTGGTGTCCTTTGACGTTGAATTTACCGGAAAATTTGGATTTTCCAGCTCAGAGCGTCTACAATGCTTGCCGCGATGTAACAGGTTTGCGCCAGCTGGTTGAGCAATTAGGATACGCCACAGGTGTCGGAAATTTCTGGTTAGCAGTGGTTCTCACCGCGAAAGGGCCGCTCTACAGCGAGGTAATTGGTAAAGATGAGGTGAGTGAAGGCTTAAAATACCGGATGCCTGTGCATCTATCGGACTCGCAGCGTCAGCCACTTTACCAGCTAGGGTATAAGCTGCTGCAATATTTATCAGCTCCACCAAGCGTTTATTTATTACAGTTCGGGTTTAGCGATCAAAATCTGGTTTTTGACCGACTTTTGCCGTTTCCAGCTCCAAGCGCGATCGCCAGCATCGGCATCCAAAAGCCAGATTTATTTGTTTGTCACTGGCACTGCTTGACTGGGCAGCCAATTTATGATCTAGAAATCATCCCAACAAAATTATAAAAATGTCAAGCGATCGCTCCCTGTAGGCTACTGAGTATGGATTCCGTGCAGTTTAATTCCAATAAATACGGCTTAGCACTCCACACCAGCAGCCCCGAACTGGGTTTAGCCTTAAGCAATTTTGCGGGAAATTCGCGTTCTTCTACCTGGGATTTAGGGCGGGATTTATCAAGTCATTTACATCAACATCTAGCTGAGTTCATGCAGCCCCAAACGTGGGCAGATTTGGCGTTTATTGCCGTAGCAATTGGCCCCGGTAGTTTCACCAGCACTCGCATCGGTGTCGTCACTGCCCGTACACTAGGGCAACAGTTGAATATTCCCGTGTTTGCCATTTCCACCTTGGCAGCTGTTGCTTGGTCGCATTTAGGATTAGCAAAGGACAACGGAAAAAATGCGATCGCTATCCAGATGCCAGCCCAACGCGGTCAATTATTTGCCGCCATTTATCAAGTTTCCCCATCCGGTTCAGGACTTACCCAATTGTTGCCAGATACGGTGCTAACACCGACAGCATGGCACCAAACCCTAGAAACGCAGTCTAATACCTCCTATCAGCTAATTGACATCCCTGCTGGCGGTGGACTGGGTGATTCAGTTTCCAGCGTATTAGAACTTGCCTATCTAGATTGGCAAAAAGAAAAGCGCCCCCACTGGTCGGAAGCGCTACCGTTTTATGGTCAACATCCAGTTGAAGACAAACCAGCTGGGTAGGTCTAACAACAACCCCAACCAAAAATAATCACCAAATCTGATTCTGATAAAGATGTCTCAAGCAACTTGCTTGAATACTTAGAACTACCGCCGCAAACTCCGGGGATCGAGGGCATCCCGCAAACCATCTCCCAGCAAATTAAACGCCAACACCGTGAGGATAATCAACAGCGCCGGAGGCCAGATCAACCAAGGCTGCAACACTAAAATTGAAGCATTAGTCGCCAACGACAGCATATTTCCCCAAGAAGGGTCGGGCTGCTGAATGCCAAGCCCAATCAAACTGAGTACCGATTCTGCCACGATAAACCCAGGCACCGCCAGCGTTGCTGAGATAATTATGTAAGTAGCTGTCTGCGGCAAAACGTGACGCACAATAATGTAAAGTGGTTTCGCGCCCATTGCTCGTGCGGCTTGCACAAATTCTCGCTCTTTAATTGATAGCACCTGTCCCCGAATCACCCGCGCTAACCCAGCCCAGCCGATGAACGAGGTAATCAGCACAATCAACAAAAACCGCTGGGCGCTGCTGAGGCCAAGTGGCAGCACTGCGGCAAGGGAAACTAGCAGATACAGGCTGGGAATGGTCATCAGCACTTCCACGGCACGCATTAAAATGCCGTCAACCCAGCCACCGACGTAGCCAGAAATCCCCCCCGCTAACATACCCAGTGGGAAGGAAATGATAATTCCCACTAAGCCGATGCTGAGGCTTATTCTGCCACCATGCAGCAGGCGGCTGAACTGATCGCGCCCCTGTTCATCGGTGCCTAATAAGTTCAGTTTGCCTTCTCCAACAGCGCCGAAGAGGTGCCAATCCAAAGGAATGCCCGGAAATATTTCTACCTCATCAAATTTGGGCGGCAATGGCAGGCGCAGCTGAAACAGTTGGTATTTTGCTCCCCGGACAAAAAAGCGTACTGGTGACGGTTTTTGGAAGTTTACAGTTAATTTGCGATCGCCTGTCTCGATATCTGTTGGCCCCTGAGTCGTAGGATAAACGTGAGGCCCAATAAACTCTCCTGCTTGGTTGCGCCAGTATATCTTGGTAGGTTCCAACAAGGAAGTATTTGGCTGCACGTCACACAGGCCATTAGACAGGTCATAAGTGTCACACGGACGGTAAGGAGCCACAAAATCAGCGAAAATTACTGCTAAATAGAAAACTATCAGCAACACAGCCCCTGATCTTGCCAAGGGATTATTTTTTAATTTTTGCCACCAGTTCATAAAGTTATGAGTTATAAATTATGAGTTCTGAATTAAATGATAAGCCAGTATCTAGAATTTCATAGTTTATTCTGATTCCTAACTTATAGCCGTTCTCGGTTGATTTAAATACAGTCGGAACCTTTCCCCCAAGCCCCTTCCCACCTCTCCCTATTCCTCCCCTACCAGGCGAGGGTAAAGGAAAATTTTGTTCTTGGAAGGGGGCTAATTTGAAAGCCTCTCTCCGGAATTGGAGAGAGGTTTAAAGAGGTCAAAATTGTACCGCATACCAATGAGAGCCGCTATATTTGCTTTTAACTCAAAATTCAAAACTTAAAACTCTTACCTAAGCTGCCCCTCCAGTTGTCTCCGCTCATCTTCAGCACTTTCGTGTTCAACAACAAACACATTCGAGTAGAGGTTAGCAATGATTTGTTTACCTTGCTGTGTTAGCTGTAAGTAACGGAGCGCATCCTGAATATACGGGAATACTCCATGCCAGTAAAACTTGGGATAGTTCCGCCGCAAATCTCCCGGATGCTTATAATTCAGGGCTTTATTCACGCCCGTTTCTTCAAACTCATAATACAGCGCCCCGATTTTCTTTAGATAGCGGGGATCGCTGAGCTGACCAATCAAGTCAGAGGCACGAACCAAGCCTGGATAATTGACAGTATCTTGATGATCCTCTGCTGTTGGCACCGGGAAACGGGTTAGTTCGATATTGTGCTTTATCACCTCAGCGTCAATCAGCTTATGACCGCCAAAGCGTTCCTCAATAAATTGTTTTGCTCGATCTACATGGTAAGGTGTCAAAGAAGCATCGCTCGATCCGCGAGGCACAGAAACCATTTCTCCATCTTTCCCGGTGGAGTAAAGTCGTTCCTCGTCTCTATCTTGGCGACACACTCCTTTAACGTAGCCGATGTCATGGCAAACTACGGAGATGATGAAGTGTAACCAGTCTTCACAGGACACTCCACCCTCACGAATGTGTCTCCCCCGTAAGATTTCCTGTCCCACCAGAGCTACTAAGATCGAGTGTTCTACGTTGTGATAGAGGGCATCGCTGTTAGCAATGTTTTCCAGAGCCATAGACCCCGCCCAGGCGATGATGTCTTCGTAGTCGGGCTTATAGCCGCCGTAGGTGCGACGATAGCCTTCACGAATGCTTTGAACAA
This region includes:
- a CDS encoding thermonuclease family protein; the encoded protein is MTRTRTLFQNSLKLAGAAVLILSLVACEAIFGPPTYPVNNVSDGDTINVKDGGGKNISVRFACVDAPEIPHTKKEKESKKTADKNQFQWGFKAQQRLQELVKQGGDRVRLTITDTDQYGRKVSEVRLPDGTFVQEVLVKEGLVLVYREYIKDCPSAAIVEQAEAEAKKARRGVWRDTKFVEPWDWRSASK
- a CDS encoding chemotaxis protein CheW; this translates as MSNQPETTLDASHAAPSLKVLVFSMGSLNLALRVELVYKVLNSTPIYGGGVNGVGIVHMGDREVTVLNLQQRLFQSSNTNENYKQGYLIVIQNTVGELYGIPVETVPALMDVPLSSIRVLPESFRNSDTLGIASHVAVICQLETNLTLFLLDVDSTTKLS
- a CDS encoding hybrid sensor histidine kinase/response regulator, producing the protein MAIDSDIRDQAYQFFIQEASELLQLIEAELLTLKTERSTPKVHNLMRAAHSIKGGAACVGLETIKILAHRLEDFFKALYNEEIQIDDELETLLLQAYDCLRLPLMDEITTGYFNPEQAMAIAEPVFAQIEGQLGDFLGGEDPILNPVELGIDITLSIFEVDVAQELDRLTNVVIYPEGNEVAGELRAIADVFTGIAELLNLPGFGAIAQTTIAALNAHPEQTLQIAQLALADFKAGREAVLAGDRAEGGVPSPALAQLAVPTPTVLTVAELLTQEKTTEAIPSVDELFGIFDLTSQTKELTTRSNIDVSDTISVTSPEEVHAIVLVPQEEEILTPILSVDEILALSASPPKTTEISQVSKSSKSDWSAVLSTEDNFLGSDLLIQEETIDFTYSLEELIDDFLSSQQSPENSNLLEVEELELMTIATEEVSESDLIIQKSIFDEVHCLEEYLINGFSELPNTEIADIVGVKTSNDITTEEQITKIELAKEETELVRIPPLPATPVSTPPQELYSDLVEAPSPDKIKNLVKSIEQVFDSLPLVEEFPATYIAQKDSLKEVSNITTPNSELGDTANNQKSNLPVLPLTKSARQNPKTILEPAVQENNEATSSPTNPTHHLSVRVDLDRLERMNNLVGELSINRNSLSLQNEQLQGTVQELLRRLGKFQELANHLRDLSDEMLVAPSRVLLAERHEVRDQTRKLTQGKKDLSLNFKISGEGKESLLSNASSLNGGNPPTRLAPQDALRAEELTTLSTQTEFDSLEMDSYGELHSLLQDTLEEMAQLEEIVGDVALLAGQSSQTIESQRQMVTHLRDDLMWARMLPLGEVLTRYPRTLRDLSTTYDKPVDLKLSGTGVLVDKAVLEKLYDPLLHLLRNAFDHGIEPPEVRRQQKKPERGQIEIRAYHQGSQTVIEVRDDGQGINLERIRNRAVDLGLLSSKQLATTPTDQLFDLLYEPGFSTATQVSELSGRGVGLDVVRSQLRSLKGTVTVTSTLGRGTTFTLRIPLTLTIAKLLVGLVGSTAYALPSDSIEEILIPKSDQVKRSGKQRFLHWRKRIVPVYHLSELLDYAVPLPESIPSQALVAVPSPEDWASPMLLLRQDNQFLALEIDRLVTEQELVIKPFGGAIAPPSYIYGCTILGDGSLIPVIDGATLINQFIGQGQNALVTTTLPDLPASTPIKTALTDKTKVSTNTAKSPLVLIVDDSIALRQTLALTLQKVGYRVLQARDGREAIEHLQQNSSIQMVVCDIEMPNMNGFEFLNHRRQEPLLSKIPVIMLTSRSSDKHRQLAAHLGASAYFTKPYLDQEFLAAIKTLIDKEGSR
- a CDS encoding lipopolysaccharide assembly protein LapA domain-containing protein — encoded protein: MKTFTNLLTSIILAIWAGAIAILAVQNATSVSLKFFTFESIQMPVGVVLAFSAGVGAIGGAIAPLFWSRGNRQLQSEYAEEDFE